Proteins encoded together in one Bombiscardovia nodaiensis window:
- the lspA gene encoding lipoprotein signal peptidase → MTTIQSTEARRLRTRVAVFACIVLVALGIDQVTKALAQLHLSQTQARVVIPGLLSLRLLRNPGASLGLGSGATWLISLIAVFACLAFIVLLLRTDSMAWTLALALAFAGAAGNLIDRIVYAQGFLNGRVVDFLDYGWSVGNVADVYLSLAAVIIIVLIVVGKPFNAVRSAQEAQEEAEAVVRSDSGQGGGR, encoded by the coding sequence GTGACTACCATTCAATCTACTGAAGCAAGACGGCTGCGCACTCGCGTGGCCGTCTTTGCGTGCATAGTGCTCGTGGCGCTCGGCATTGATCAGGTGACCAAGGCGCTCGCCCAGCTCCACCTTTCGCAGACGCAAGCGCGGGTGGTTATTCCTGGTCTGCTCTCCCTGCGACTCCTCCGCAATCCAGGGGCTTCTCTGGGCTTGGGTTCGGGAGCAACTTGGCTCATCTCTCTCATTGCTGTGTTCGCATGCCTGGCCTTCATAGTCCTCCTTCTGCGCACGGACTCGATGGCCTGGACTCTGGCGCTAGCACTGGCTTTCGCTGGTGCAGCTGGCAATTTGATTGATCGCATAGTGTACGCCCAAGGTTTTCTCAATGGTCGTGTGGTAGATTTTCTAGACTACGGCTGGTCGGTGGGCAATGTGGCAGATGTCTACCTAAGTTTGGCAGCTGTGATTATTATTGTGCTCATCGTAGTAGGTAAGCCTTTCAACGCGGTGAGAAGCGCGCAAGAAGCTCAAGAGGAGGCGGAAGCAGTAGTGAGGAGTGATAGCGGCCAAGGAGGCGGTAGGTGA
- a CDS encoding tRNA dihydrouridine synthase DusB, whose product MSQEHVNLAPVQLGPIAVPTPVILSPMAGVTNWPFRVLCEEYGPDGLYVAEMVTARALVARNPKAFRLCRFAPSERVRSLQLYGVDPVIMERATRMVVDGGMADHIDLNFGCPVPKVTRRGGGSALPWKLDLFSELLRRVVAVCQPAGIPVTAKIRVGLDADHTTFLEAGRIAQEEGCAAVALHARTTAEYYGGHSDWERIGQLTQELSIPVFGNGDIWSAEDAEEMVRQTGCAGVEIGRGCQGRPWLFRDIANAFAGSSERVEPTLGQVGQIVARHARMLVEFYDGDEQMAVHDIRKHVAWYLKGFPVGGFTRRAFMECESLEDLGAQIALLPQDEPYPESVAAKPRGRVRYAKKVHLPQGWLDSRQTTHEEREALFGDDPMDASY is encoded by the coding sequence ATGAGCCAAGAGCATGTCAACCTGGCCCCGGTTCAGCTGGGGCCTATCGCGGTACCTACGCCAGTTATTCTCTCGCCTATGGCTGGAGTCACCAACTGGCCATTCCGCGTCTTGTGCGAGGAATATGGGCCTGACGGGCTCTACGTGGCCGAAATGGTGACGGCCCGGGCGCTTGTCGCCAGGAATCCGAAAGCCTTCCGCCTGTGCCGGTTTGCGCCTTCCGAACGGGTACGTTCCCTGCAGCTGTACGGGGTAGACCCGGTCATTATGGAGCGGGCTACGCGCATGGTGGTTGACGGTGGTATGGCTGACCACATCGACCTGAACTTTGGCTGCCCGGTGCCTAAGGTGACGCGCCGGGGCGGTGGCTCGGCTCTGCCTTGGAAGCTGGACTTGTTCAGCGAGCTCCTGCGCCGGGTGGTGGCCGTCTGCCAACCAGCTGGCATTCCTGTCACGGCTAAGATTCGCGTCGGTCTTGACGCTGACCACACTACTTTTCTGGAAGCTGGCCGCATTGCCCAGGAGGAGGGGTGTGCCGCTGTTGCCCTGCACGCGCGCACCACGGCCGAATACTACGGCGGTCATTCCGACTGGGAGCGCATCGGCCAGCTGACCCAGGAGCTCTCTATTCCCGTCTTTGGCAATGGTGATATCTGGTCAGCCGAAGATGCGGAGGAGATGGTTCGCCAGACGGGCTGCGCGGGAGTTGAAATAGGGCGCGGCTGCCAGGGCAGGCCCTGGCTCTTCCGCGATATTGCGAACGCTTTCGCCGGCTCAAGCGAGCGAGTGGAGCCGACTCTTGGCCAGGTGGGGCAGATTGTGGCCCGACATGCTCGGATGCTGGTGGAGTTTTACGATGGTGACGAGCAGATGGCCGTGCACGACATCCGCAAGCACGTAGCCTGGTATTTGAAGGGTTTCCCGGTTGGCGGCTTCACCCGGCGGGCTTTTATGGAGTGTGAATCCCTAGAAGATTTGGGTGCGCAGATTGCCCTCCTGCCGCAGGACGAGCCCTACCCTGAATCGGTGGCAGCCAAGCCGCGAGGCCGGGTTCGATACGCTAAAAAAGTGCACCTGCCCCAGGGCTGGCTGGATTCCAGGCAGACGACGCACGAGGAGCGTGAAGCCCTCTTTGGCGACGACCCGATGGACGCCTCATACTGA
- the glyS gene encoding glycine--tRNA ligase: MAASKLDEVVSLAKRRGFVFPAGEIYGGTRSAWDYGPLGVALKDNIKREWWRAMVVTRDDVVGVDTSVILPTPVWVASGHVSVFNDPLIECLNCHKRHRADTLEEAYAEKHGHAPENGLKDIACPDCGTKGNWTEPRDFNMMLQTHLGPVQDENSLHYLRPETAQGIFVDFKNVMGASRSKPPFGIANMGKSFRNEITPGNFIFRTREFEQMEMEFFVTPGTDEEWHQYWIDARTRWYTDLGINPENLRHYEHPKEKLAHYSKRTVDIEYKFGFTGSLWGELEGVANRTDYDLNAHAKHSGEDLSYFDPASGEKYVPYVIEPAAGLTRSLMAFLVDAYDVDEAPNTKGGVDRRTVLRLDPRLAPVKAAVLPLSKKPDLQGIAHNLAADLRQNEWMIDYDEAGAIGRRYRREDEIGTPLCITVDFDTLDDQAVTIRDRDSMAQERVSLDKVEEYVRARISEKRVRYPEGPASITGTTAADGAVDVAREAGEDESAPVKVAEAGGEY, encoded by the coding sequence GTGGCAGCGTCAAAACTTGATGAAGTGGTCTCCCTGGCGAAGCGGCGCGGATTTGTGTTCCCCGCAGGCGAGATTTACGGCGGCACTCGCTCGGCCTGGGATTACGGCCCCCTGGGTGTGGCGCTTAAAGACAACATTAAGCGCGAGTGGTGGCGGGCCATGGTCGTGACCCGCGACGACGTGGTGGGTGTGGACACCTCCGTTATTCTGCCGACGCCCGTCTGGGTGGCATCCGGCCATGTGTCGGTCTTCAACGACCCGCTTATCGAATGCCTGAACTGCCACAAGCGTCACCGGGCCGACACCCTGGAGGAAGCCTATGCGGAGAAGCATGGGCACGCGCCTGAGAACGGTTTGAAGGACATTGCCTGCCCTGACTGCGGCACGAAGGGGAACTGGACCGAGCCCCGCGACTTCAACATGATGCTGCAAACCCACCTGGGGCCGGTGCAAGACGAGAACAGCCTGCACTACTTGCGCCCGGAGACCGCCCAAGGCATTTTTGTGGACTTTAAGAACGTGATGGGAGCTTCACGCTCCAAGCCGCCCTTCGGCATTGCGAACATGGGCAAGTCCTTCCGCAACGAGATCACGCCCGGCAACTTCATCTTCCGCACCCGCGAGTTTGAGCAGATGGAGATGGAGTTCTTCGTCACCCCAGGCACCGACGAAGAATGGCACCAGTACTGGATTGACGCCCGCACCCGCTGGTACACGGACCTGGGCATCAACCCGGAGAATCTTCGCCACTACGAGCACCCCAAGGAGAAGCTAGCCCACTACTCCAAGCGCACGGTTGACATTGAGTACAAGTTTGGCTTCACTGGCTCTCTCTGGGGTGAGCTGGAGGGTGTGGCCAACCGCACTGACTACGATTTGAACGCTCACGCCAAGCATTCTGGCGAGGATCTCTCTTACTTCGACCCAGCTTCGGGCGAGAAGTACGTGCCCTACGTGATTGAGCCTGCTGCTGGTCTGACGCGCTCGCTGATGGCCTTCCTAGTCGACGCTTACGACGTGGATGAAGCGCCCAATACTAAGGGCGGCGTAGACCGCCGCACCGTGCTGCGCCTTGATCCGCGTCTGGCCCCGGTGAAGGCCGCCGTCCTGCCGCTCTCGAAGAAGCCCGACCTGCAAGGCATTGCCCACAACCTGGCCGCCGACCTGCGCCAGAATGAGTGGATGATTGACTACGACGAGGCTGGTGCTATTGGCCGTCGCTACCGCCGTGAAGACGAAATTGGTACGCCCCTGTGCATCACTGTGGACTTCGACACCCTGGACGACCAGGCCGTCACCATCCGTGACCGCGACAGCATGGCCCAGGAGCGCGTCAGCCTGGACAAGGTCGAGGAATACGTGCGAGCCCGCATCAGCGAAAAGCGTGTGCGTTACCCGGAGGGCCCAGCTTCCATTACCGGAACTACGGCAGCCGACGGAGCTGTGGACGTGGCCCGCGAGGCTGGCGAGGACGAGTCCGCACCGGTCAAGGTGGCTGAGGCTGGCGGCGAATACTAG
- the ftsZ gene encoding cell division protein FtsZ: MVSEIAQTDNFNDKTNIKVVGVGGAGGNAVNRMIAEGLQNVEFVAINTDAKDLLRSDANVKISLSDMNSRGLGAGADPEKGAKAAKDHQSDIEEVLKGSDMVFVTAGEGGGTGTGASPVVARAARQQGALTIAVVTRPFTFEGPRRAASAESGIENLRKEVDALIVIPNDRLLDLSDRTVSVMDAFKTADTALLAGVQGITDLITMNSYIHVDFSDVTAILKDAGTALFGIGAARGEDRATQAAEIAISSPLLEESIEGAHGALINVAGPTDLTMQEASAAAKLVQDAIHPEAQIIWGLALDDAYGDEVRVTVIAAGFDPNAQKSGQLDQTSDDLSASSESEPDEQGEPEYEQDDDSAGQDQQGAQPAPEQGQEPTAPDDDQPKPMDTGGYLDIPDFLR; encoded by the coding sequence ATGGTGAGCGAGATTGCCCAGACTGACAATTTCAATGACAAGACCAATATCAAGGTCGTCGGTGTCGGTGGTGCAGGCGGCAATGCGGTCAATCGTATGATCGCTGAGGGCTTGCAAAACGTTGAGTTTGTAGCCATCAATACCGATGCCAAGGATCTTCTGCGCTCTGATGCGAACGTGAAAATATCCCTTTCGGACATGAATTCGCGTGGGCTGGGCGCCGGTGCTGACCCTGAAAAGGGTGCCAAGGCGGCCAAGGACCACCAGAGCGACATTGAGGAAGTTCTCAAGGGTTCCGACATGGTCTTCGTCACCGCAGGCGAGGGCGGTGGTACTGGTACGGGTGCTAGCCCAGTTGTGGCTCGGGCAGCCCGCCAGCAGGGTGCGCTCACGATTGCTGTGGTCACTCGCCCCTTCACCTTCGAGGGTCCGCGTCGTGCAGCTTCGGCAGAGTCCGGCATTGAGAACCTGCGCAAGGAAGTGGACGCGCTCATCGTCATTCCTAACGACCGCTTGCTGGACCTGTCTGACCGCACAGTTTCGGTCATGGATGCCTTCAAGACAGCCGACACGGCCCTCCTGGCTGGCGTACAGGGCATTACTGACCTGATCACCATGAATTCTTACATCCACGTCGACTTCTCCGATGTAACTGCCATCCTGAAGGATGCCGGTACGGCCCTCTTCGGTATCGGTGCAGCCCGGGGCGAAGATCGCGCCACCCAGGCCGCCGAAATCGCTATCTCCTCGCCGCTCCTGGAGGAGTCCATCGAGGGTGCTCACGGTGCCTTGATCAATGTGGCAGGTCCTACGGATTTGACCATGCAGGAGGCTTCGGCCGCGGCCAAGCTCGTGCAAGACGCCATCCATCCCGAAGCGCAGATTATCTGGGGTCTGGCCCTGGACGACGCTTACGGTGACGAGGTGCGCGTCACGGTTATTGCCGCAGGTTTCGATCCCAACGCGCAGAAGTCGGGCCAGCTGGATCAGACTTCAGACGACCTGTCCGCCTCTAGCGAGAGCGAGCCGGACGAGCAGGGCGAACCGGAGTATGAGCAGGACGACGATTCGGCGGGCCAGGACCAGCAGGGGGCTCAACCTGCACCCGAGCAGGGTCAGGAGCCCACTGCCCCAGACGACGACCAGCCTAAGCCGATGGACACGGGCGGTTACTTAGATATTCCAGACTTTCTGCGCTGA
- the sepF gene encoding cell division protein SepF translates to MAGLMKSAMSYFGMADVVDDEEQEPEDEGQDAGFDNDHSVTPISGGSASSAFAPSTSSQPAASPFQSRLNRITTIHPKSYEDAQMVGRAIRDGVPVVLNLTGVSESVAYRIVDFSAGVVFGVRGSIERVTPRVFLLSPAQVNIKVEEAEAPAASQDFFGN, encoded by the coding sequence ATGGCAGGATTGATGAAGAGCGCTATGTCGTACTTCGGCATGGCCGATGTGGTGGATGACGAAGAGCAGGAGCCCGAAGATGAGGGGCAAGATGCTGGCTTCGACAACGACCATTCGGTCACGCCAATCAGTGGTGGCTCGGCATCATCTGCCTTTGCGCCCTCCACGAGCTCTCAGCCGGCTGCCAGCCCTTTCCAGAGCAGGCTCAACCGCATTACCACCATCCATCCCAAGTCCTATGAGGATGCGCAGATGGTGGGTCGCGCCATTCGTGACGGTGTGCCTGTAGTGCTGAACCTGACTGGGGTGAGTGAGTCAGTGGCCTACAGGATTGTAGATTTTTCCGCCGGCGTTGTCTTCGGTGTGCGTGGCTCAATCGAGCGAGTGACTCCGCGCGTGTTTCTCCTGAGCCCTGCCCAGGTCAACATCAAGGTGGAAGAGGCAGAAGCTCCCGCAGCTTCACAAGATTTCTTCGGTAATTAA
- a CDS encoding hypothetical protein (frameshifted, insertion/deletion at around 1514611) encodes MAYLSATSNSLASLGDLDLPNLSSLYLDRCKLTSSIISATDWGKLTKLTTLSLNSNEITELTMINTAWAPFIAGLSQFYLQNNRITDVSTVDWSKFTALTNPNYILDNQQVRLPDIPTYSDNPLNLGPAIISHSPDVFAVPDKYNWNNTDVSTPAGGSYNTANGVYTWPHSYPGDYTYGFTGTIQLPNASGPTKFNGRISQKVLGVTVTFNPNGGTLHTPAVQALANVGDRATAPNPRPTKEGEILAGWYTQATGGSLWDFSNPVNSNMTLYAHWAPAMTLPTAGAIPLQQISGGGLLVLSALSALAYAAYELKGHRQHKARHAPRTVSSR; translated from the coding sequence TTGGCATACTTGTCGGCCACTAGCAACAGTTTAGCTTCGCTAGGCGATTTAGATTTGCCGAACCTCTCTTCCCTATATCTAGACAGATGTAAACTAACGAGCAGTATTATTTCAGCTACAGACTGGGGCAAACTCACCAAGCTGACAACGTTATCACTCAATAGCAATGAGATTACCGAACTCACTATGATTAATACTGCTTGGGCTCCGTTCATAGCGGGACTAAGCCAGTTCTATCTTCAGAATAACCGGATAACAGATGTAAGCACCGTAGATTGGAGCAAGTTCACCGCTTTAACAAATCCGAACTACATACTAGACAATCAACAAGTGCGCTTGCCAGACATACCTACCTACTCAGACAATCCCCTTAACCTCGGCCCCGCAATCATTAGCCACAGTCCGGATGTATTCGCCGTCCCAGATAAATATAATTGGAATAACACTGACGTATCGACTCCTGCTGGTGGTTCCTACAACACAGCTAATGGAGTTTACACCTGGCCGCACTCATATCCAGGCGATTATACATACGGTTTTACAGGCACCATCCAGCTTCCTAATGCCTCCGGACCAACAAAGTTCAACGGTAGAATCTCCCAGAAAGTTTTAGGCGTCACAGTCACCTTTAATCCTAATGGCGGAACCCTCCACACGCCTGCGGTACAGGCTCTGGCGAACGTCGGCGACAGAGCTACTGCTCCGAATCCTAGACCCACCAAAGAGGGCGAGATCCTGGCTGGTTGGTACACCCAAGCCACAGGCGGCAGCCTCTGGGACTTCAGCAATCCCGTCAACTCCAACATGACCCTCTACGCCCACTGGGCCCCCGCCATGACTCTCCCCACCGCCGGAGCCATACCGCTCCAGCAGATCAGTGGAGGTGGTCTCTTGGTTCTGTCTGCCTTGTCAGCGCTTGCCTATGCGGCATATGAGCTCAAGGGGCATCGCCAGCACAAGGCCCGTCACGCTCCGCGTACTGTCAGCTCGCGGTAG
- a CDS encoding DivIVA domain-containing protein: MALLTPKDIREHTFQTVRFKEGYDVDEVDDFLDQVTETVEALGKQAVQGSGASTQSFGPDVANLNSKISELTAQVQSLQTENRTLKTQLASAAQQQPAQAAPVGQPDPQIQRRLADAEEQVRTLSGQNDQLKKQVAQLNQQIDQLTAQAGRSNGSAPADAQLASLQRERDEARRQAESLNQELNAAKRDLAAAQQNVTAARQQVAQFQQSIREESGKTAQLSQQLEAAKRREEELRTQMAKVEPPTETGSLQQIAGAGANASSEAERATAMLTLAMQLHDQYVDKGKAKGADIVKASQSKVDEAMSKADAYARKTRSDADDYAKRVHSEADSYSQNVRNQADTYSSKVRGDAEAYSKSKRNEADEYEVQVQQRAQSYDKSTRESAERYAASVQDKLMAQSKAVEGNIQSLKQFEAEYRSRLTEFLGQLVSQVSDTNNYQLVENGGKPTNQQY; encoded by the coding sequence ATGGCTCTTTTGACGCCCAAAGATATAAGGGAGCATACCTTCCAAACAGTGCGGTTCAAGGAAGGGTATGACGTTGACGAGGTGGATGACTTCCTCGACCAGGTAACGGAGACGGTAGAGGCGCTCGGCAAACAAGCCGTGCAGGGGAGTGGCGCTTCAACTCAGTCCTTCGGGCCGGACGTTGCCAACTTGAACTCGAAGATTTCGGAGCTCACCGCTCAGGTGCAGTCTCTGCAAACCGAAAATCGCACCTTGAAGACGCAGCTGGCTTCCGCCGCCCAGCAGCAGCCTGCTCAGGCCGCTCCTGTCGGGCAGCCGGATCCGCAGATACAGCGTCGTCTGGCCGATGCTGAGGAGCAGGTCCGCACCCTTTCCGGTCAGAACGATCAGTTGAAGAAGCAAGTTGCTCAACTCAACCAGCAGATCGATCAACTGACTGCTCAAGCCGGTCGTAGCAACGGCAGCGCTCCGGCTGATGCGCAGCTTGCTAGCCTGCAGCGTGAACGCGACGAAGCCCGTCGTCAGGCAGAGTCCCTGAACCAGGAGCTCAACGCCGCTAAGCGTGATTTGGCTGCCGCCCAGCAGAATGTTACTGCTGCCCGCCAGCAGGTTGCTCAGTTCCAGCAGAGTATCCGAGAGGAGAGCGGCAAGACCGCTCAACTCTCGCAGCAGCTGGAAGCCGCTAAGCGCCGTGAAGAAGAGCTGCGCACGCAGATGGCGAAGGTGGAGCCTCCGACCGAGACCGGTAGCCTCCAGCAGATTGCCGGCGCTGGGGCAAATGCCAGCTCCGAGGCTGAGCGCGCTACGGCCATGCTCACCCTGGCTATGCAGCTGCACGATCAGTATGTAGACAAGGGCAAGGCTAAGGGTGCAGATATTGTGAAGGCTAGCCAGTCCAAGGTCGATGAGGCTATGTCTAAGGCCGACGCCTACGCTCGCAAGACTCGTTCGGACGCTGACGACTACGCCAAGCGTGTCCACTCCGAGGCTGACTCCTACTCACAGAACGTGCGCAATCAGGCTGATACATACTCCAGCAAGGTGCGCGGCGACGCGGAGGCTTACTCTAAGAGCAAGCGCAACGAGGCCGACGAGTACGAGGTTCAGGTGCAGCAGCGGGCTCAGTCCTACGACAAGAGCACGCGCGAATCCGCTGAGCGGTATGCGGCCAGTGTGCAAGACAAGCTCATGGCTCAGTCCAAGGCTGTGGAGGGCAATATTCAGAGCCTTAAGCAGTTTGAAGCCGAGTACCGTAGTCGTCTGACTGAGTTCCTCGGTCAGCTGGTTTCGCAGGTTTCGGACACCAACAACTACCAGCTCGTTGAGAATGGCGGTAAGCCCACCAATCAGCAGTACTAA
- a CDS encoding pseudouridine synthase — MSGKLLPAPDALIGLRLDMALSKMLGISRAKAGDLIRDNHARLLNRKVHKATILQPGDVVEVEESAHQSAAEPVSEEMTVAYEDDDVVVVNKPVGVAAHASPGWDGPTVLGTLLDRGVHITALGAQGRQGIVSRLDAGTSGLMLVCKSDLAYKEMRKQFASHEVVKIYHALVQGHLQQDKATIEAPIGRARVSDFRFTVTPAGKEAVTHWDVLERLSEATLVKVNLETGRTHQIRVHFSSIGHPLVGDHMYGANPVLAERLGLERQWLHATHLEFRHPRTKIWTKVDSAYPPDLSDSLTLLRQESAAKLSE; from the coding sequence GTGAGCGGTAAGCTGTTGCCTGCGCCCGATGCTCTCATTGGCTTGAGGCTCGATATGGCCCTATCAAAGATGCTGGGTATTTCGCGGGCTAAGGCCGGTGACCTGATCCGAGACAATCACGCCCGCCTGCTTAATCGCAAAGTCCATAAGGCTACTATTCTCCAGCCTGGAGACGTGGTTGAAGTTGAGGAAAGCGCGCACCAGTCAGCTGCTGAACCTGTGAGCGAAGAGATGACCGTGGCCTACGAGGATGACGATGTGGTCGTGGTCAACAAGCCAGTTGGTGTGGCGGCGCACGCTTCGCCCGGCTGGGATGGGCCCACGGTGTTGGGCACCCTGCTCGACCGGGGTGTACACATCACTGCTCTAGGCGCGCAAGGGCGGCAGGGTATCGTCTCCCGCCTGGATGCTGGCACATCAGGCCTCATGCTGGTCTGCAAGTCCGACCTGGCCTACAAGGAGATGCGCAAGCAGTTTGCCTCGCATGAGGTGGTCAAGATTTATCACGCGCTCGTCCAGGGGCACTTGCAGCAGGACAAGGCTACGATTGAGGCGCCCATCGGCCGCGCACGGGTCTCCGACTTCCGCTTTACGGTCACTCCTGCCGGCAAGGAGGCTGTGACCCACTGGGACGTGCTGGAGCGCCTGAGCGAGGCCACCCTGGTGAAAGTGAACCTGGAGACGGGCCGCACCCACCAGATTCGCGTGCATTTCTCCTCCATCGGCCACCCTTTGGTCGGCGACCACATGTACGGAGCCAACCCCGTGCTGGCCGAGCGCCTGGGCTTGGAGCGCCAATGGTTGCACGCCACCCACCTAGAGTTCCGCCACCCCCGCACCAAAATCTGGACCAAGGTAGACTCCGCCTACCCCCCCGACCTGAGCGACTCCCTCACCCTTCTCCGCCAGGAGAGTGCCGCCAAACTCAGCGAGTAA
- a CDS encoding hemolysin, with the protein MTAVLFALLATIINWLIDAYIIVLFARMIIDWVLILAPRWYPHGFVGWLVSIVYQLTESPLRWLRRYIPPLPLGRIQLDVSFVVLWFALIVLQVVVNIVL; encoded by the coding sequence GTGACAGCCGTGCTCTTTGCACTCTTGGCCACTATTATCAACTGGCTGATTGATGCCTACATTATCGTTTTATTCGCTCGCATGATTATTGACTGGGTGCTCATACTGGCCCCTCGCTGGTATCCGCACGGTTTCGTAGGCTGGCTGGTCTCTATTGTCTACCAGCTCACAGAGTCTCCTCTTCGGTGGCTGCGCCGCTATATTCCGCCGCTGCCATTGGGTAGGATACAGTTAGACGTAAGTTTTGTGGTGTTGTGGTTTGCTTTGATTGTTTTGCAAGTAGTCGTCAATATTGTGCTTTGA